Proteins encoded together in one Nostoc sp. PCC 7524 window:
- a CDS encoding DUF3318 domain-containing protein, translated as MTSYATSSAKAEMSELRRLKGLLPPELQSWVTVEGTTEVNPPLIRCEEIGKDQVEIQIDLVKWDTLAMDQRNLLFWHEVARIQNDTIPKDGWEMAALAIGLGGAVGELWVQDGLLLVLALALCGVSGWRLYQKNNGEKQLRELIDADDKAIALATRFGYSLPNAYKSLGSALKTLIDNTPSKRQRSRYETRLSALKRSANKAKAKSRATDEGEL; from the coding sequence AATGAGTGAACTCCGGCGGTTAAAAGGCTTACTACCGCCAGAATTGCAGAGCTGGGTCACGGTTGAAGGTACAACTGAGGTCAATCCACCCCTGATCCGTTGCGAAGAAATTGGTAAAGACCAAGTAGAAATTCAAATTGACTTGGTGAAATGGGACACCTTAGCAATGGATCAGCGTAATCTGCTGTTCTGGCATGAAGTCGCCCGCATTCAAAATGACACAATTCCCAAAGATGGTTGGGAAATGGCAGCATTAGCCATCGGCTTAGGTGGTGCTGTAGGTGAGTTGTGGGTACAGGATGGATTGTTGTTAGTGTTGGCTTTGGCGCTGTGTGGCGTTTCCGGCTGGCGACTATATCAAAAAAATAATGGAGAAAAGCAACTCAGAGAATTAATTGATGCTGATGATAAGGCGATCGCACTAGCAACTCGTTTTGGTTATAGTCTTCCTAACGCCTACAAGAGTCTAGGTAGTGCCTTAAAAACCCTCATCGATAACACTCCTAGCAAGCGCCAACGCTCTCGCTATGAAACGCGGCTTTCTGCTCTTAAGCGTAGTGCGAATAAAGCCAAAGCTAAATCTAGAGCAACAGATGAAGGCGAATTGTAG
- a CDS encoding 7-carboxy-7-deazaguanine synthase QueE, whose amino-acid sequence MTAKTTAEPTARLIEVFSAIQGEGLNVGTRQIFIRFAFCDLRCHFCDSVHTWNAPANCRIERSPGLRDFETHPNPVPIPILLEWIERQNLPSLHDSISLTGGEPLLHAGFLKEFLPQVRSLTGLPIYLETGGHRPEQLAMILPYLDLVGMDWKLPSVSGESHWQEHMKFLQICYPNLETFIKIIISDQTDVAELEQAALLVADVSPEIPLFLQPVTPLAESEQFTKTPVLAPTPEQVLTWQALMKRFLKQVRVVPQTHKMLNQL is encoded by the coding sequence ATGACTGCTAAGACTACAGCCGAACCTACTGCACGCCTGATCGAGGTCTTTTCTGCTATTCAAGGGGAAGGACTGAATGTCGGGACACGTCAAATTTTTATTCGCTTTGCTTTTTGTGACTTGCGTTGCCACTTTTGCGATAGTGTCCATACTTGGAATGCACCTGCTAATTGTAGGATAGAGCGATCGCCCGGATTACGAGACTTTGAAACTCATCCCAATCCTGTCCCAATACCAATCTTACTCGAATGGATTGAAAGGCAGAATTTACCTTCTCTACACGATAGCATTAGCTTAACTGGTGGAGAACCTCTTCTTCATGCAGGTTTCTTAAAGGAATTTTTGCCACAAGTGCGATCGCTCACTGGCCTACCCATATATCTCGAAACTGGCGGACATCGCCCAGAACAATTAGCAATGATATTACCCTATCTCGACTTGGTGGGTATGGATTGGAAACTACCCAGTGTCAGTGGTGAATCTCATTGGCAAGAGCATATGAAGTTTCTGCAAATTTGTTATCCAAATTTAGAAACTTTCATCAAAATAATTATTTCTGATCAAACTGATGTGGCGGAATTGGAACAGGCTGCTTTGTTAGTCGCAGATGTCAGTCCTGAGATTCCCCTATTTTTACAACCTGTTACACCTTTGGCTGAATCTGAACAATTTACTAAAACTCCTGTGCTGGCTCCTACTCCCGAACAGGTTTTGACATGGCAAGCTTTGATGAAGCGGTTCTTAAAACAGGTTCGCGTTGTACCCCAGACTCATAAAATGCTCAATCAGCTATAA
- a CDS encoding anti-sigma factor antagonist (This anti-anti-sigma factor, or anti-sigma factor antagonist, belongs to a family that includes characterized members SpoIIAA, RsbV, RsfA, and RsfB.), whose translation MATKVQSFMTSQPTEVNFPVTTLDEMVIVQVSARLSVLEAVGFKQTCQELTQKNPHPKQIIIDFQQTTFMDSSGLGALVSSFKTTQEKEITMTLRNVTPQVMAVLNLTGLDKVFSIESSSDTLPIEADNLTDIQKGNSRKVEQLPTTHPSVASWMKRFLDIIGAVVGLVITGILLIPIMIAIQIDDPGPIFFGQIRCGWMGKRFKIWKFRSMCVDAEAKKSLVKNQVEGAFFKNENDPRITRVGKFLRRTSLDEFPQFWNVLKGDMSLVGTRPPTPDEVERYEVPEWQRLDVKPGMTGEWQVNGRSKVRSFEDVIRLDLLYQKNWSLMYDLKLIFKTIAIIFNRNSGAY comes from the coding sequence ATGGCAACGAAAGTGCAGAGCTTCATGACTAGCCAACCCACAGAGGTAAATTTCCCAGTTACTACCTTAGATGAAATGGTAATAGTGCAGGTATCTGCGCGTCTTAGCGTGCTTGAAGCAGTAGGCTTTAAGCAAACCTGCCAAGAATTAACTCAAAAAAATCCCCATCCTAAACAAATCATTATTGATTTTCAGCAAACTACTTTTATGGATAGTAGTGGTTTAGGAGCTTTGGTTAGTAGTTTTAAAACTACCCAAGAGAAAGAAATTACTATGACTCTGCGGAATGTCACTCCCCAGGTCATGGCAGTGCTAAACCTCACAGGACTAGATAAAGTTTTTTCTATTGAGTCTAGTAGCGATACACTGCCAATAGAAGCTGATAATTTGACTGATATCCAGAAGGGTAATTCTCGTAAAGTTGAGCAACTACCAACTACTCATCCATCGGTAGCATCGTGGATGAAAAGATTTTTAGACATTATTGGTGCTGTGGTAGGTTTGGTAATCACGGGAATTTTGTTGATTCCCATTATGATTGCTATCCAAATAGATGATCCCGGCCCTATTTTCTTTGGACAAATTCGCTGTGGTTGGATGGGGAAACGCTTCAAAATTTGGAAATTCCGTTCCATGTGTGTAGATGCAGAAGCGAAAAAGTCTCTAGTCAAAAATCAAGTAGAAGGTGCATTTTTTAAAAATGAAAATGATCCCAGAATCACAAGAGTAGGCAAGTTTCTACGCCGTACTAGCTTAGATGAATTTCCGCAGTTTTGGAACGTCTTGAAAGGGGATATGAGTTTAGTTGGAACTCGACCACCTACACCGGATGAAGTAGAACGTTATGAAGTCCCAGAGTGGCAGCGTTTGGACGTAAAACCAGGTATGACCGGCGAATGGCAAGTTAACGGCAGGTCTAAAGTCCGCAGTTTTGAAGATGTGATTAGGCTAGATTTGCTATATCAGAAAAACTGGAGTCTGATGTACGACTTGAAGTTAATTTTCAAGACTATTGCCATTATCTTTAATAGAAATAGTGGTGCTTATTAA
- a CDS encoding Txe/YoeB family addiction module toxin, whose protein sequence is MKKIAFEPEAFEQLGLWTIEDKKIFKKILELIKDIQREPFSGIGKPEALKYELQGYWSRRITDEHRLVYKVEEDLIIILSCKYHYE, encoded by the coding sequence ATGAAAAAAATAGCATTTGAACCAGAAGCTTTTGAACAATTAGGTCTGTGGACAATAGAAGATAAGAAAATTTTTAAAAAAATATTAGAATTGATTAAAGACATCCAAAGAGAACCATTTTCAGGAATTGGTAAGCCTGAAGCCCTTAAGTATGAATTACAGGGTTATTGGTCAAGGCGGATTACAGATGAACATAGATTAGTCTACAAAGTAGAAGAAGATTTAATAATTATTCTGTCATGTAAATATCATTATGAATAA
- a CDS encoding ferredoxin:protochlorophyllide reductase (ATP-dependent) subunit N, which yields MTVAQEPTALNFECETGNYHTFCPISCVAWLYQKIEDSFFLVIGTKTCGYFLQNAMGVMIFAEPRYAMAELEEGDISAQLNDYEELKRLCEQIKRDRNPSVIVWIGTCTTEIIKMDLEGLAPKLEGEIGIPIVVARANGLDYAFTQGEDTVLAAMANRCPSQVPVTENEKNERNAIQKLLNFGKKKEEVVQEESEYVDHPPLVLFGSLPDPVVTQLTLELKKQGIKVSGWLPAKRFTELPVLEEGYYVAGVNPFLSRTATTLMRRRKCKLIGAPFPIGPDGTRAWIEKICSVFGITPKGLEEREAQIWAGLEDYVKLIRGKSVFFMGDNLLEVSLARFLVRCGMTVHEVGIPYMDKRYQAAELAMLEKACLEMGVPLPKIVEKPDNYNQVQRIYDLQPDLVITGMAHANPLEARGINTKWSVEFTFAQIHGFTNARDILELVTRPLRRNNNLKDLGWDKLVKEEAKI from the coding sequence ATGACCGTCGCGCAAGAACCAACAGCTTTAAACTTTGAGTGTGAAACTGGCAATTACCATACCTTCTGCCCAATTAGCTGTGTGGCATGGTTATATCAAAAAATCGAAGATAGTTTCTTTTTGGTGATTGGAACTAAGACTTGTGGGTATTTCCTACAAAACGCGATGGGGGTCATGATTTTTGCAGAACCCCGCTATGCAATGGCAGAGTTAGAAGAAGGGGATATTTCAGCCCAACTGAATGATTATGAGGAGTTAAAGCGATTATGTGAGCAAATTAAGCGCGATCGCAACCCCAGTGTAATTGTATGGATTGGCACTTGTACCACTGAAATCATCAAAATGGACTTGGAAGGTTTAGCACCCAAGTTAGAAGGTGAAATAGGTATTCCCATTGTAGTGGCGCGTGCTAACGGCTTAGATTACGCCTTCACTCAAGGAGAAGACACCGTGTTAGCAGCAATGGCTAACCGTTGTCCTAGTCAAGTCCCAGTCACGGAAAATGAGAAAAATGAGCGTAACGCTATTCAAAAGCTGCTCAACTTCGGGAAGAAAAAAGAAGAAGTAGTTCAGGAAGAATCAGAGTATGTAGATCATCCACCCTTGGTTTTGTTTGGTTCTCTACCTGATCCTGTTGTGACTCAGTTAACCTTAGAACTGAAAAAACAAGGCATCAAAGTTTCCGGCTGGCTACCTGCTAAACGCTTCACAGAATTACCAGTCTTGGAAGAAGGGTATTATGTCGCTGGTGTCAACCCCTTCCTTAGCCGCACAGCTACCACTTTAATGCGTCGCCGTAAATGTAAACTCATTGGCGCACCCTTCCCCATCGGCCCCGATGGGACTCGCGCCTGGATTGAGAAAATTTGTTCGGTGTTTGGCATTACTCCCAAAGGCTTGGAAGAACGGGAAGCGCAAATTTGGGCAGGGTTGGAAGACTACGTAAAATTAATTCGTGGCAAGTCTGTATTTTTCATGGGCGACAACTTGCTAGAAGTTTCTTTAGCACGGTTCTTAGTGCGCTGCGGGATGACTGTTCATGAAGTTGGTATCCCCTACATGGATAAACGCTATCAAGCGGCTGAGTTAGCAATGCTGGAGAAAGCTTGTTTAGAAATGGGTGTACCCCTGCCGAAAATTGTCGAGAAGCCCGATAATTACAACCAAGTGCAGCGTATTTATGATTTGCAGCCAGATTTGGTTATTACTGGGATGGCTCACGCTAACCCCTTAGAAGCGCGGGGAATTAATACAAAATGGTCTGTGGAGTTTACTTTTGCTCAAATTCACGGTTTTACTAATGCGCGTGACATTTTAGAGTTGGTAACTCGTCCACTGCGTCGTAATAATAATTTGAAAGATTTGGGTTGGGATAAGTTGGTGAAGGAAGAAGCGAAGATTTAA
- a CDS encoding DUF5331 domain-containing protein, with protein MAFFNSFTDSIRQKWLQFFQANRDWIKLHMQVESVYTPDGGKRPPSYLILGVVNALEPKLAQLMFPFAKLNPDADTLIEVLDLHFDPDIALGNSTIPEAEPETHQYEPTAEVDENIEDETFADSHTNGFGGDVESQTLIVGDMEQTIQQLKDESVAAMSQEEDDFGDVSFDVAAASVEQLEEQILDDLNTPDENAFSDVLSDVWGDETSLQKGEENNDFLGEELPAGVFDESEIARLFPNA; from the coding sequence ATGGCTTTCTTTAATAGCTTTACAGATTCGATTAGACAGAAGTGGTTGCAATTTTTCCAAGCCAATCGTGATTGGATCAAACTCCATATGCAGGTGGAATCAGTCTATACGCCTGATGGTGGAAAACGTCCACCTTCTTACCTCATCCTGGGAGTAGTGAATGCGCTAGAACCAAAATTAGCACAGTTAATGTTTCCCTTTGCCAAATTAAATCCTGATGCCGATACTTTAATTGAGGTACTGGATTTACATTTTGACCCAGACATTGCCCTTGGTAACAGTACAATTCCCGAAGCAGAACCAGAAACTCACCAATACGAGCCGACTGCTGAAGTCGATGAAAACATCGAAGATGAAACTTTTGCAGATTCTCATACCAATGGTTTTGGGGGAGATGTTGAGTCTCAAACGCTGATAGTCGGAGACATGGAACAAACTATCCAACAACTCAAGGATGAGTCTGTTGCAGCCATGAGCCAGGAAGAAGATGATTTTGGCGATGTTTCTTTTGATGTCGCAGCTGCATCTGTAGAACAACTGGAAGAGCAAATTCTGGATGATCTGAACACACCAGATGAAAATGCTTTCAGTGACGTGTTATCAGATGTCTGGGGTGATGAAACATCCTTACAAAAGGGTGAAGAAAATAATGATTTCTTGGGGGAAGAATTACCAGCTGGCGTTTTTGATGAATCAGAAATTGCCCGTCTCTTCCCCAACGCATAA
- the bchL gene encoding ferredoxin:protochlorophyllide reductase (ATP-dependent) iron-sulfur ATP-binding protein yields the protein MKLAVYGKGGIGKSTTSCNISVALAKRGKKVLQIGCDPKHDSTFTLTGFLIPTIIDTLQEKDYHYEDVWPEDVIYKGYGGVDCVEAGGPPAGAGCGGYVVGETVKLLKELNAFDEYDVILFDVLGDVVCGGFAAPLNYADYCMIVTDNGFDALFAANRIAASVREKARTHPLRLAGLIGNRTSKRDLIEKYVEAVPMPVLEVLPLIEDIRVSRVKGKTLFEMAESDPSLNYVCDYYLNIADQILARPEGVVPNDSPDRELFSLLSDFYLNPRKPQVANPEEELDLMIV from the coding sequence GTGAAATTAGCAGTTTACGGAAAAGGTGGGATAGGCAAATCCACAACTAGCTGTAATATATCCGTCGCCCTAGCCAAACGCGGCAAGAAGGTGCTGCAAATTGGGTGCGACCCCAAACACGACAGCACCTTTACCCTAACTGGATTTTTAATTCCAACAATTATTGATACTCTGCAAGAAAAAGACTATCACTACGAAGATGTTTGGCCAGAAGACGTAATTTACAAAGGCTATGGTGGTGTAGATTGCGTTGAGGCTGGAGGCCCACCTGCGGGTGCTGGCTGTGGTGGTTATGTTGTTGGTGAAACCGTAAAATTACTGAAAGAACTCAACGCTTTTGATGAGTATGATGTAATCTTGTTTGATGTATTGGGTGACGTTGTTTGTGGTGGTTTCGCAGCACCACTCAACTATGCAGATTACTGCATGATCGTGACTGATAATGGCTTTGATGCCTTGTTTGCTGCTAACCGCATTGCCGCTTCTGTGCGGGAGAAAGCACGGACTCACCCACTGCGTCTAGCTGGGTTAATCGGCAACCGTACCTCCAAGCGCGACTTGATTGAGAAGTATGTGGAAGCAGTTCCTATGCCTGTGCTGGAAGTCTTACCATTAATAGAAGATATCCGGGTGTCTCGCGTCAAGGGGAAAACTTTGTTTGAAATGGCAGAGTCTGACCCATCTTTAAACTACGTTTGCGATTACTACCTCAACATCGCTGACCAAATTCTCGCACGTCCTGAAGGAGTTGTACCTAACGATTCCCCAGACCGGGAATTATTTTCTTTATTGTCAGATTTTTATTTAAATCCGCGTAAACCACAGGTTGCTAATCCTGAAGAGGAATTAGACTTGATGATTGTATAA
- a CDS encoding TIGR02450 family Trp-rich protein produces MAKKQKFPYLVGSKWTTTKKIDGWRHFQVVNRKNQGKWVYAEMVAACDPNVRFWINAKLLQDNSQWQAGWQSLKEIEALETHSGF; encoded by the coding sequence ATGGCTAAAAAACAAAAATTTCCTTATTTAGTCGGTTCTAAGTGGACAACCACAAAAAAAATAGATGGTTGGCGACATTTCCAGGTTGTCAACCGCAAAAATCAGGGTAAGTGGGTTTATGCAGAAATGGTTGCCGCTTGTGATCCTAATGTCCGGTTTTGGATCAACGCCAAATTATTACAAGATAATTCCCAGTGGCAAGCCGGATGGCAATCCCTCAAAGAAATTGAGGCACTTGAAACCCACTCAGGATTTTAG
- the clpB gene encoding ATP-dependent chaperone ClpB, whose protein sequence is MQPTNPNQFTEKAWEAIAHTPEIAKQHQQQQIESEHLMKALLEQEGLASGILTKAGVNLQKINDRTEQFIQRQPKVSGSSTSVYLGRSLDTLLDRAEGYRKDFKDEYISIEHLFLAYAKDDRFGKGLFQEFGLDENKLKNIIKQVRGSQKVTDQNPEGKYQSLEKYGRDLTEAARKGQLDPVIGRDDEIRRTIQILSRRTKNNPVLIGEPGVGKTAIAEGLAQRIVAGDVPQSLKDRKLISLDMGAMIAGAKFRGEFEERLKAVLKEVTESGGNIVLFIDEIHTVVGAGATQGAMDAGNLLKPMLARGELRCIGATTLDEYRKYIEKDAALERRFQQVYVDQPSVADTISILRGLKERYEVHHGVKISDSSLVAAATLSSRYISDRFLPDKAIDLVDEAAARLKMEITSKPEELDEIDRKILQLEMEKLSLQKESDAASRERLERLEKELADLKEEQRTLNAQWQSEKDIITKLQSVKEEIDRVNLEIQQAERNYDLNRAAELKYGKLTDLHRRLEGTERELSQAQGTGKSLLREEVTEADIAEIISKWTGIPISKLVESEKEKLLHLEEELHHRVIGQSEAVTAVADAIQRSRAGLADPNRPIASFVFLGPTGVGKTELAKALAAYMFDTEEALVRIDMSEYMEKHAVSRLIGAPPGYVGYEEGGQLTEAIRRRPYAVILFDEIEKAHPDVFNIFLQILDDGRVTDAQGHTVDFKNTIIIMTSNIGSQYILDVAGDDSRYDEMRHRVMEAMRNSFRPEFLNRIDEIIIFHGLDKKELRQIVQLQVERLRDRLGDRKMSLRLSEAALDFLAEVGYDPVFGARPLKRAIQRELETQIAKAILRGEFNDGDTIFVDVQNERLSFSRLPVEVFSS, encoded by the coding sequence ATGCAACCAACTAATCCAAACCAATTTACAGAAAAAGCCTGGGAAGCGATCGCCCACACTCCTGAGATTGCTAAACAGCATCAACAGCAGCAGATAGAAAGCGAACACCTGATGAAAGCACTGCTAGAACAAGAAGGTTTAGCTAGCGGGATTTTGACTAAAGCAGGTGTGAACTTACAAAAAATCAACGATCGCACTGAACAATTTATCCAACGCCAGCCGAAAGTCTCAGGTAGTAGCACCTCTGTATACTTGGGGCGGAGTTTGGATACACTCTTAGACCGCGCTGAAGGTTATCGTAAAGATTTTAAAGACGAATATATTTCTATTGAACATTTATTTCTGGCTTACGCTAAAGATGATCGCTTCGGCAAAGGTTTATTTCAAGAATTCGGTTTAGACGAAAACAAACTCAAAAATATTATTAAACAAGTTCGTGGGAGTCAGAAAGTGACCGACCAAAATCCAGAAGGCAAATACCAATCGCTGGAAAAATACGGGCGTGATCTCACAGAAGCAGCCCGCAAAGGTCAACTTGATCCAGTCATTGGGCGGGATGATGAAATTCGCCGCACCATCCAGATTTTGTCTCGTCGTACCAAAAATAACCCCGTGTTAATTGGTGAACCAGGTGTTGGTAAAACTGCGATCGCCGAAGGATTAGCACAGCGTATCGTGGCTGGTGATGTTCCTCAATCCCTCAAAGACCGCAAGTTAATTTCCTTAGATATGGGTGCGATGATTGCGGGGGCAAAATTCCGGGGAGAATTTGAGGAACGCCTGAAAGCTGTATTAAAGGAAGTCACAGAATCTGGCGGCAATATTGTTTTATTTATTGATGAAATTCATACCGTTGTCGGTGCAGGTGCAACTCAAGGCGCAATGGATGCGGGTAACTTGTTAAAACCCATGCTAGCGCGGGGTGAGTTGCGTTGTATCGGGGCGACAACTTTAGATGAATATCGCAAATATATCGAAAAAGATGCAGCTTTAGAAAGACGCTTCCAGCAAGTTTATGTAGATCAGCCCAGTGTTGCAGATACAATTTCTATTTTGCGGGGCTTGAAGGAACGCTATGAGGTTCACCACGGGGTGAAAATCTCTGATAGTTCTTTAGTTGCAGCCGCTACCTTGTCTAGCCGTTATATTAGCGATCGCTTCCTACCAGATAAAGCCATTGATTTGGTAGACGAAGCTGCCGCTAGGTTAAAAATGGAGATTACCTCTAAACCGGAAGAACTAGACGAAATCGACCGCAAAATTTTGCAGTTGGAAATGGAGAAGCTATCTTTGCAAAAAGAAAGTGATGCCGCTTCCCGCGAACGTTTAGAAAGACTGGAAAAAGAACTGGCGGATCTCAAAGAAGAACAAAGAACTCTCAATGCTCAATGGCAGTCTGAAAAAGATATTATTACAAAGCTTCAGTCTGTCAAAGAAGAAATTGACCGAGTAAACTTAGAGATTCAACAAGCAGAGAGAAACTACGACCTCAATCGGGCTGCTGAGTTGAAATATGGTAAGTTAACGGACTTGCATCGGCGATTAGAAGGCACAGAAAGAGAGTTATCCCAAGCCCAAGGTACAGGTAAATCCTTGTTGCGGGAAGAAGTAACCGAAGCTGACATTGCGGAAATTATTTCTAAGTGGACGGGAATACCCATCAGCAAGTTAGTGGAATCAGAGAAAGAGAAACTCCTGCACTTAGAAGAAGAACTGCATCACCGGGTAATTGGACAATCGGAAGCTGTAACAGCTGTCGCCGATGCGATTCAGCGATCGCGTGCTGGATTAGCTGATCCGAATCGTCCCATTGCTAGTTTTGTTTTCCTCGGCCCCACTGGTGTAGGTAAAACCGAGTTAGCCAAGGCATTAGCGGCGTATATGTTCGACACCGAAGAAGCACTGGTGCGGATTGATATGTCGGAATATATGGAGAAACACGCCGTTTCTCGGTTAATCGGTGCGCCTCCCGGATACGTGGGTTATGAAGAAGGGGGACAACTGACTGAAGCGATTCGTCGCCGTCCTTACGCCGTGATTCTCTTTGACGAAATCGAGAAAGCCCACCCCGATGTGTTTAATATTTTCCTGCAAATTCTCGATGATGGTCGCGTTACCGATGCCCAAGGTCATACCGTGGACTTTAAGAACACGATTATTATTATGACCAGCAACATCGGTTCACAGTACATTCTGGATGTAGCTGGGGATGACTCCCGCTATGATGAAATGCGTCATCGGGTGATGGAAGCGATGAGAAATAGTTTCCGGCCTGAGTTTCTCAACCGGATTGATGAGATTATCATCTTCCACGGTTTGGATAAGAAGGAACTGCGGCAGATTGTGCAGTTGCAAGTGGAAAGATTAAGGGATAGGTTAGGCGATCGTAAGATGTCATTGCGACTTTCTGAGGCTGCACTTGACTTTTTGGCTGAGGTAGGATACGACCCAGTATTTGGAGCGCGTCCACTGAAGCGGGCGATTCAGCGCGAGTTAGAAACGCAAATTGCTAAGGCGATTTTGCGCGGAGAGTTTAACGATGGGGATACTATTTTTGTTGATGTGCAGAATGAAAGGTTGTCTTTTAGTCGTTTACCTGTTGAGGTATTTAGTAGTTAG